The following coding sequences are from one Methanococcoides methylutens window:
- a CDS encoding thioredoxin family protein: MRSKIYLFGLILGFVLIAGCVTDVTPVNDAGLLESGERVAILVTEQQQIDDALVNGPVLIKAGADWCPPCRQLDPVIDELARDYEGRATVMYIDTELTPGLGARFNVYSIPDTTVIVDIEDGDYLFMRYDGATELDRNKARVIGYMEKGTFETILDHAIEYREEVSGD, from the coding sequence ATGAGGTCAAAAATATATCTTTTTGGATTGATCCTGGGTTTCGTCCTTATTGCAGGATGTGTTACAGATGTAACTCCTGTGAATGATGCCGGATTATTAGAATCGGGTGAAAGGGTAGCTATCCTTGTTACAGAACAACAGCAAATAGATGATGCACTTGTAAATGGTCCTGTTCTTATCAAAGCAGGTGCTGACTGGTGCCCTCCATGCAGGCAATTGGATCCTGTAATCGATGAGCTTGCAAGAGACTATGAAGGGCGTGCAACAGTTATGTATATTGACACTGAGCTTACTCCTGGTCTTGGCGCCAGGTTTAATGTATACTCCATACCTGACACAACTGTGATAGTTGACATTGAGGATGGGGACTATTTGTTCATGAGGTATGATGGTGCTACAGAATTGGATCGCAACAAAGCCAGAGTGATCGGGTATATGGAAAAAGGAACTTTTGAGACGATTCTTGATCATGCGATCGAATACCGGGAGGAAGTTTCCGGGGACTAA
- a CDS encoding cytochrome c biogenesis CcdA family protein, producing the protein MVFGGVTPLAAFIAGLISIFSPCVLPLLPAIFAYSTSKGPLRPLAIVFGLTISFTIMGVVTSAFGSMFQQYLPYLSLFAGLIIILFGVTLLFDLGTFNIFGNLSGIGVQEKGFLGGLLFGMSLGIIWIPCVGPILASILTLVAIEGDIAYGAFLLFIYSMGLGIPMLVMAYSANISSSALSSIAKYDSYLKKGAGVVLIFVGLWMLYTNVLLRL; encoded by the coding sequence GTGGTATTTGGAGGCGTGACTCCGTTAGCGGCATTTATAGCAGGTTTGATTAGTATATTCTCTCCATGTGTCCTTCCGCTTTTACCTGCAATATTTGCTTATTCGACCTCTAAAGGACCATTAAGGCCGCTTGCAATAGTATTCGGCCTTACAATATCCTTTACTATTATGGGAGTTGTAACATCTGCATTTGGTTCGATGTTCCAGCAATATCTTCCATATCTTAGCTTATTTGCAGGTCTTATTATCATACTTTTTGGAGTCACACTACTCTTCGATCTTGGTACTTTCAACATATTTGGTAATCTTTCCGGAATTGGTGTGCAAGAAAAAGGTTTCCTCGGGGGATTACTTTTTGGAATGTCGCTTGGCATCATATGGATACCTTGTGTAGGTCCGATATTAGCATCCATTCTTACATTGGTGGCTATTGAAGGCGACATTGCCTATGGTGCTTTCCTGCTTTTCATTTACTCAATGGGGCTAGGTATCCCAATGCTTGTGATGGCATATTCTGCGAATATCTCTTCATCAGCTCTTAGCAGCATCGCGAAGTATGACTCGTATCTCAAAAAAGGTGCAGGTGTAGTATTGATATTTGTTGGGCTGTGGATGCTTTATACCAATGTCCTGTTAAGACTGTAA
- the cobJ gene encoding precorrin-3B C(17)-methyltransferase has product MEGSQLQSQNENENGKLFIIGIGPGSVEQLTVRARDVILNSDYIVGNGTYLDQMESLLGEQEIIRSAMGKEVDRAKKAVNLAKENKVVSMISGGDANVYGMAGLVLEVAEHEDLDVDVEVLPGVTAITAGASVLGAPIVNDFSVISLSDLLTPWEVIEKRLDAAASADFVISLYNPKSRQRHSNFSRAIEIIKKHKDGSVPVGLVKNALRGESQDYIVTTLEDVLDYNDWVDMSTMIIVCNADSRIWKNEKGEKIITPRGYQRKYDY; this is encoded by the coding sequence ATGGAAGGATCACAATTGCAATCGCAGAATGAAAATGAAAATGGTAAATTATTTATTATCGGCATTGGACCTGGCTCTGTTGAACAGCTTACTGTACGTGCCAGAGACGTTATACTGAATTCAGATTATATTGTCGGCAACGGCACATATCTTGATCAGATGGAAAGTCTCCTGGGAGAACAGGAGATCATCCGCAGTGCAATGGGTAAAGAAGTAGACCGTGCTAAAAAGGCAGTAAACCTTGCTAAAGAGAACAAGGTCGTTTCCATGATAAGTGGCGGAGATGCAAATGTCTATGGCATGGCAGGTCTTGTTCTTGAAGTTGCAGAGCACGAAGATCTTGATGTCGATGTAGAAGTGCTTCCCGGAGTTACTGCCATCACTGCCGGTGCAAGTGTACTCGGTGCACCTATTGTAAATGATTTTTCAGTTATCAGTCTTAGTGACCTCCTTACACCATGGGAAGTAATTGAGAAGCGCCTGGATGCAGCAGCATCTGCTGATTTTGTGATATCACTATACAACCCAAAGAGCAGGCAGCGCCATTCCAATTTCTCAAGGGCTATTGAGATCATAAAGAAGCACAAGGACGGATCAGTACCAGTAGGACTTGTCAAGAACGCACTTCGTGGTGAGAGCCAGGACTACATTGTCACAACCCTTGAAGATGTGCTTGACTATAATGACTGGGTAGATATGAGCACAATGATCATTGTCTGTAATGCTGATTCTCGCATCTGGAAGAATGAGAAAGGCGAGAAGATAATCACACCCAGGGGGTATCAGAGGAAATATGACTACTGA
- a CDS encoding cobalamin biosynthesis protein, whose translation MYFGIGARRGVSSEEVIDAVKHALNEVGRDESEIKMFASSTLKENETGLIEAIDKMGFEIKFLPNDVLNAFEVPSDSQASRFGLKGVAEPAALALSDNKKLILEKKVYGRITIAIAE comes from the coding sequence ATGTACTTTGGAATAGGCGCTCGCAGAGGCGTATCATCCGAAGAGGTCATCGATGCTGTAAAGCATGCTTTGAATGAGGTCGGAAGGGATGAAAGTGAAATAAAGATGTTCGCATCATCCACCCTAAAGGAGAACGAGACCGGCCTAATAGAAGCGATAGATAAAATGGGATTTGAGATAAAGTTCCTGCCTAATGACGTCCTGAACGCTTTTGAAGTGCCATCCGACTCACAAGCAAGCCGATTTGGCCTCAAAGGTGTTGCTGAGCCGGCAGCATTAGCGTTATCTGATAATAAGAAATTGATACTGGAAAAAAAAGTATATGGAAGGATCACAATTGCAATCGCAGAATGA
- a CDS encoding CBS domain-containing protein encodes MPKDTLVRDVMVKDVAFVSLPGSRDEVLSILKDKRVSGLPVIKDNKVVGIVSRSNLLKNPTEEQLALLMARDPVTITSDEDITIAARLLLKHGIRRIPVVDDDKLVGLISVADVVGGMVDLDITDPISEYLNHGVGPVWSQTPLPVVARHMELAHVKAVPVIDSSLDLVGIISDRDIISSSVIEDSVEMSDMSAGSDDDEWTWESMRDTMSIYYSVSRIKVPEVPVEDVMVKDPITASINMGVSECALKMKRHRIDQMPVVDANQKFIGLLRDRYLLKALLKY; translated from the coding sequence ATGCCTAAGGACACACTCGTTAGAGACGTAATGGTAAAGGATGTTGCATTTGTATCTCTTCCCGGCTCAAGGGATGAGGTCCTTTCCATTCTGAAAGACAAGCGGGTTTCAGGACTGCCTGTTATTAAAGACAATAAAGTGGTCGGTATTGTAAGTCGATCCAACTTACTGAAGAATCCCACTGAAGAGCAGTTGGCACTATTGATGGCACGTGACCCTGTTACAATAACTTCTGATGAGGATATCACAATTGCAGCCCGTCTTCTTCTTAAACACGGCATAAGGAGAATTCCTGTAGTTGATGATGATAAACTTGTGGGTCTCATCTCAGTTGCCGATGTCGTAGGCGGCATGGTGGATCTGGATATTACTGATCCGATCAGTGAATATCTTAACCATGGGGTTGGCCCTGTTTGGTCTCAAACTCCTCTCCCTGTAGTTGCCCGACATATGGAACTTGCTCACGTTAAGGCAGTTCCTGTTATCGACTCATCTCTTGATCTCGTAGGTATCATCTCAGACAGGGATATAATAAGCTCAAGTGTTATCGAGGATTCTGTTGAAATGTCTGACATGTCTGCAGGTTCTGATGACGATGAGTGGACCTGGGAAAGTATGAGGGACACAATGAGCATCTATTATAGTGTCTCAAGGATCAAAGTCCCGGAAGTTCCTGTGGAAGATGTCATGGTGAAAGACCCTATCACAGCATCAATCAACATGGGTGTTAGTGAATGTGCACTTAAAATGAAAAGGCATAGAATAGATCAGATGCCTGTTGTAGATGCAAATCAGAAATTTATCGGACTTTTGAGGGATCGCTACCTGTTAAAAGCACTTCTTAAGTACTGA
- a CDS encoding 2,5-diamino-6-(ribosylamino)-4(3H)-pyrimidinone 5'-phosphate reductase, translated as MDRPFTFINSAMSADGKISTKERKQVRISGDVDFDRMDELRATSDAIMVGIGTVLADDPSLTVKSEARRAARKNKGADENPVRIVIDSKGRTPLDADIFIKGEGKRVVAVSGSAPADKVEELQQKALVIRTGDDQVDLCALMKELNSMGIKRLMVEGGATLNWAMLSNGLVDEVYSFVGNLLIGGASAPTLVDGSGFAESDILSLELMSMEKMDEGVLLKWAVINTG; from the coding sequence ATGGATAGGCCATTTACTTTCATTAATTCAGCAATGTCTGCTGATGGTAAGATCTCCACAAAGGAACGAAAGCAGGTTCGTATCTCTGGTGATGTGGATTTTGATCGGATGGATGAGCTTCGTGCAACTTCTGATGCCATCATGGTTGGAATAGGCACTGTTCTTGCAGATGATCCAAGCCTTACTGTCAAGTCTGAGGCACGACGTGCTGCTCGCAAGAACAAAGGTGCTGATGAAAATCCAGTTCGTATTGTAATTGATAGTAAAGGAAGAACTCCTCTGGATGCTGATATCTTCATAAAAGGTGAGGGTAAACGTGTAGTTGCAGTTTCAGGTTCAGCACCTGCTGATAAGGTTGAGGAGCTTCAGCAGAAAGCATTGGTCATAAGAACAGGGGATGATCAGGTTGATTTGTGTGCATTAATGAAAGAACTGAATTCCATGGGTATAAAGCGCCTTATGGTGGAGGGCGGAGCAACTCTTAACTGGGCTATGCTTTCAAACGGTCTTGTGGATGAAGTATATTCATTCGTAGGCAATCTGTTGATAGGTGGTGCCAGTGCTCCAACTCTTGTCGATGGGTCGGGCTTTGCAGAATCTGATATATTGTCACTGGAACTTATGAGTATGGAAAAGATGGATGAAGGCGTTCTCCTGAAGTGGGCCGTTATTAACACTGGCTAA
- a CDS encoding cobyric acid synthase: MNTKKHLLILGTASHVGKSAIVTGLCRILSANHKVAPFKAQNMSLNSWITQDGKEIGIAQAIQAMAAGIEPTADMNPVLLKPKGDRVSQVILLGEPYADKSAGSYYDSIEETHDVLRGSLQRLADGYDIIVMEGAGGAAEINLYERDIVNIGTARLTDAPIILVGDIERGGVFASLYGTIELLPEDVRKNVCGFIINKFRGDPTILESGLTELEERTGIPVLGVLPHFKLRIPSEDSVSIGDKSSEDAGVHDVDIAVIRLPRISNFTDFEPLERMAKVRYVDLDDDLGTPDAIIIPGTKNTTSDLHDLMESGMAGKIRSFNGNVPILGICGGYQMLGNSIVDSGIEGGESDRFEGLGLLDIDTVFDAYEKRTVQVTKTINECGPILGCINGEVVKGYEIHMGMSTSNRPVFGDDGCADESGLVIGTYLHGLFENQNVRHALVRYLAEKKGLVFEDEDIPDIDPYDELADVMRERLDMPRIYEMLGLGPEGL, encoded by the coding sequence ATGAATACTAAAAAACATCTGTTAATATTGGGAACAGCATCTCATGTTGGCAAGAGTGCAATTGTGACTGGTCTTTGTCGCATACTTTCAGCTAACCATAAGGTTGCTCCTTTCAAAGCACAGAACATGAGTCTTAACTCATGGATTACACAGGACGGGAAAGAGATCGGCATCGCTCAGGCAATACAGGCGATGGCAGCAGGCATTGAGCCGACTGCAGACATGAATCCTGTACTGCTTAAGCCCAAAGGGGATCGTGTTTCACAGGTAATACTTCTGGGGGAGCCCTATGCTGACAAAAGTGCAGGCTCATACTATGACTCCATAGAGGAAACTCATGATGTTCTCAGAGGTTCACTTCAAAGGCTCGCAGATGGGTACGATATCATTGTTATGGAAGGCGCCGGCGGCGCTGCTGAGATCAATCTCTATGAGCGCGATATTGTCAATATCGGTACTGCAAGACTGACCGATGCGCCTATCATTCTGGTAGGGGATATCGAAAGAGGTGGTGTTTTTGCAAGCCTTTATGGTACAATTGAGCTCCTGCCTGAGGATGTACGTAAGAATGTCTGCGGTTTTATCATAAACAAGTTCAGGGGCGATCCTACAATACTGGAGTCCGGTCTTACTGAGCTTGAAGAGCGCACAGGTATTCCTGTTCTTGGAGTTCTTCCACACTTCAAGCTGCGCATTCCTTCGGAGGATTCCGTATCCATTGGTGACAAGTCCTCTGAAGATGCCGGAGTTCATGATGTTGATATTGCGGTCATACGCCTTCCCAGGATCTCCAATTTCACGGATTTCGAGCCTCTGGAACGTATGGCAAAGGTAAGATATGTGGATCTTGACGATGACCTTGGTACTCCTGATGCTATCATAATCCCTGGGACTAAGAACACTACCAGTGACTTGCACGATCTAATGGAAAGTGGCATGGCTGGAAAAATAAGGTCTTTTAATGGTAATGTCCCGATACTTGGTATCTGTGGCGGTTACCAGATGCTTGGAAATTCAATTGTTGATTCCGGCATTGAAGGCGGCGAATCTGATCGCTTTGAGGGTCTTGGCCTGCTCGATATTGATACTGTGTTCGATGCATATGAGAAACGAACGGTTCAGGTAACGAAGACCATTAACGAATGTGGTCCTATTCTAGGGTGCATAAATGGTGAGGTTGTAAAGGGATATGAGATCCATATGGGTATGTCAACATCAAATAGACCGGTTTTCGGAGATGATGGTTGCGCTGATGAAAGTGGTCTTGTGATCGGCACATATCTTCATGGATTATTTGAGAACCAGAATGTCAGGCATGCTCTTGTAAGATATCTGGCTGAAAAGAAAGGTCTGGTCTTTGAAGATGAGGATATTCCTGACATTGATCCTTATGACGAACTTGCTGATGTTATGCGAGAACGTTTGGATATGCCTCGTATCTATGAAATGCTTGGATTGGGTCCTGAAGGGCTCTGA
- a CDS encoding cobalamin biosynthesis protein CbiG: protein MITFERNLDVANKLADHIDADVIIYKKGIFEEIFKDYQALVAVFATGIVVREIAPLVVDKWEDPAVVVVDSNLNFAISLLGGHHGANELVRKISEMGVVPVITTATEVHNRNSVEGIAAKLGYDIVNKESTRDVNCALLDQDVEVLEIKGPKIVIVENDVSVLKKEKADQ from the coding sequence GTGATAACATTTGAACGTAATCTCGATGTGGCCAACAAGCTCGCAGACCACATCGATGCAGATGTTATTATTTACAAAAAGGGGATCTTTGAGGAGATCTTCAAAGACTACCAGGCATTGGTTGCAGTCTTTGCAACAGGCATAGTCGTGCGTGAAATCGCACCACTGGTAGTCGATAAATGGGAAGACCCCGCCGTAGTGGTGGTCGATTCCAATCTGAACTTCGCCATATCACTGCTCGGAGGACATCATGGTGCAAATGAGCTTGTACGCAAAATATCCGAGATGGGCGTAGTTCCCGTTATAACCACAGCTACTGAAGTACACAATCGCAACTCTGTAGAAGGTATTGCAGCAAAGCTGGGATACGACATTGTTAACAAGGAATCCACGAGGGATGTTAACTGTGCCCTACTTGATCAGGACGTGGAAGTCCTGGAGATAAAGGGCCCAAAGATCGTTATCGTGGAAAATGATGTTTCGGTGTTGAAAAAAGAGAAGGCGGACCAGTAA
- a CDS encoding amidohydrolase family protein, which yields MSCEQIISGTIILGDELESIEGYICVENGLITEIGEESTKSKNIIAPCFVNSHTHIGDSICKDPVLGSCENFRVKKDLDSLVRPPDGLKHRILGKTSYSDLVNSMRSTIEDMLGTGTCAFADFREGGVLGILALEEAIDNLIIDSIILGRPNDSDSSIDSVLADVNRVLRHADGLGMSGTNDVDMELLRRSRKSSTNKNKMFAIHTGEKSDNDIDKALSLDPDLLIHMTQAKKSDIMAVADANIPVIVCPRSNFITDVGMAPISEMLESGVTVAVGTDNVMLNSVNMFSEMEVLSKVFGLEDRQVFKMCTLNGASILGFNNMGSIKKGNKANLMILNGTSNNLIGVNDPVSGMVRRGRPDDILSIIHANE from the coding sequence ATGTCATGTGAACAGATTATTTCTGGTACGATCATTCTTGGGGATGAACTGGAATCGATTGAAGGTTATATCTGCGTGGAGAATGGACTCATAACTGAAATTGGTGAAGAGTCCACAAAAAGCAAGAATATCATTGCTCCATGCTTTGTTAATTCACACACTCATATCGGAGATTCCATTTGTAAGGACCCAGTACTTGGTTCATGTGAGAACTTCAGGGTGAAAAAAGACCTTGATTCATTGGTACGTCCTCCTGATGGGTTAAAGCACAGGATACTCGGAAAAACGTCCTATTCTGATTTGGTTAATTCCATGAGGTCAACTATAGAAGATATGTTGGGAACCGGAACCTGTGCTTTTGCTGATTTTAGAGAGGGCGGGGTTCTCGGTATCCTTGCATTAGAAGAGGCTATTGATAATCTCATCATTGACAGCATAATTCTTGGAAGGCCGAATGATTCCGATTCATCGATTGATTCTGTATTAGCAGATGTTAATAGAGTCCTTCGGCATGCAGATGGGCTTGGGATGAGTGGAACAAATGATGTTGATATGGAACTTCTGCGTAGATCCAGAAAGTCATCAACAAATAAGAACAAGATGTTTGCTATCCATACGGGTGAAAAATCTGATAATGATATCGACAAAGCCCTCTCTCTTGATCCTGATCTTTTGATCCACATGACACAAGCAAAAAAATCAGATATAATGGCAGTTGCAGATGCTAATATCCCTGTTATTGTATGTCCCCGTTCTAACTTCATAACCGATGTGGGTATGGCTCCTATATCTGAAATGTTGGAATCTGGGGTTACTGTAGCAGTTGGTACTGACAATGTTATGCTGAATTCAGTTAATATGTTTTCTGAAATGGAGGTACTATCCAAGGTTTTTGGTCTTGAGGATAGACAAGTATTTAAGATGTGCACGCTAAATGGGGCATCTATTCTGGGATTTAATAATATGGGTTCCATTAAGAAAGGTAACAAAGCCAATCTTATGATTCTGAATGGTACTTCCAATAACCTGATAGGTGTGAATGATCCGGTAAGCGGAATGGTCAGAAGAGGCAGGCCAGATGATATTTTATCCATAATCCATGCAAACGAATGA
- the cbiT gene encoding precorrin-6Y C5,15-methyltransferase (decarboxylating) subunit CbiT: MSDLLHISGGPTKPEVIAISLSKMDLKDGITFYDVGCGTGAVSIEASKIARGLKVVAIDAREKAIDVARQNFRNFGVEDVTLISGESSESIDENAEIGSIDCAFVGGTKNISKVLDVLYKKKARNIVVNAVRIETVVIVMNKMKELGIFSEVIHVTITRGYELTGETMFKPENPVYIVVGKLQSE; this comes from the coding sequence ATGTCAGATCTATTGCACATAAGCGGAGGGCCAACAAAGCCAGAGGTCATTGCGATATCACTATCAAAAATGGACCTGAAAGACGGGATCACATTCTATGATGTAGGATGTGGAACAGGTGCTGTTTCTATTGAAGCATCGAAAATAGCACGTGGCCTTAAGGTCGTTGCCATCGATGCGAGAGAAAAAGCCATCGATGTTGCAAGACAGAACTTCAGGAACTTCGGCGTTGAGGATGTTACACTAATTAGTGGGGAATCTTCCGAATCTATTGATGAGAACGCTGAGATAGGATCCATTGACTGTGCATTTGTAGGCGGGACAAAGAACATATCCAAGGTACTGGATGTGCTCTATAAGAAAAAGGCAAGAAATATTGTTGTTAACGCGGTAAGGATCGAAACCGTGGTCATTGTGATGAATAAGATGAAAGAACTGGGAATATTCTCAGAAGTTATCCACGTCACCATTACCAGGGGTTATGAACTTACAGGCGAAACCATGTTCAAACCCGAGAACCCAGTCTATATTGTAGTAGGTAAACTGCAGAGTGAATGA
- a CDS encoding universal stress protein has protein sequence MTSELYKKILIATDGSEKNKKAISYGIEFAKLSGAKLYVVYVVDTAAFASIPMDAGWEMMYELLETEGKDAAKGVEELAANAGLESESAVLEGHPSHEIIEFAKNNGIDLIVMGTLGKTGIDRFLLGSVAEKITRNSEVPVLIVRGDKNE, from the coding sequence ATGACAAGCGAATTGTACAAGAAAATATTGATAGCAACCGATGGTTCTGAAAAGAACAAAAAGGCAATATCTTATGGTATTGAATTTGCAAAGTTGAGTGGGGCAAAATTGTATGTTGTTTACGTGGTGGATACCGCTGCGTTTGCTTCAATTCCAATGGATGCAGGATGGGAAATGATGTATGAACTTCTGGAGACTGAAGGTAAAGATGCAGCAAAGGGAGTTGAAGAGCTTGCAGCAAATGCAGGTCTGGAATCCGAATCTGCTGTCCTCGAAGGTCACCCCAGCCATGAGATAATTGAATTTGCAAAGAACAATGGCATTGATTTGATAGTAATGGGTACACTTGGAAAGACCGGAATTGACAGGTTCCTCCTTGGAAGTGTGGCCGAAAAGATCACTCGCAACTCAGAAGTTCCCGTACTTATTGTACGTGGTGACAAAAACGAATAA
- the cobM gene encoding precorrin-4 C(11)-methyltransferase, whose protein sequence is MTDNVITFVGAGPGNPKLITLLGREKLEEADLVVYAGSLVNPEVVNYCKGEKVDSYGLTLDEITKKMADAIKEGKKVVRLHSGDPSLYGNVVEQMEELKKYDITVERVPGVSSVFATAAALGTQLTLNGVSDTLIITRPAGKTLEEDDLKGLSKHNTTMAVFLGTQKIEEIMEKVEYSDDTPVAVVFHASWPDQKIIYGTVADIAQKVKDEGIIRSAMILIGGVVDPVDYRRSHLYGVAQEPL, encoded by the coding sequence ATGACAGACAATGTAATTACTTTTGTGGGTGCCGGACCGGGAAACCCAAAACTTATCACACTTCTTGGACGCGAGAAACTGGAAGAAGCAGATCTTGTTGTCTACGCAGGTTCACTTGTGAATCCTGAAGTCGTCAACTACTGCAAGGGGGAGAAGGTAGACAGTTATGGTCTGACCCTTGACGAGATCACAAAGAAAATGGCAGATGCCATTAAGGAAGGAAAGAAGGTCGTACGCCTGCACAGCGGAGATCCATCCCTCTACGGTAACGTCGTTGAGCAGATGGAAGAGCTAAAGAAGTACGATATTACAGTAGAGCGTGTACCAGGAGTCTCTTCTGTTTTCGCAACTGCTGCAGCACTTGGCACCCAGCTTACACTCAATGGTGTTTCCGACACCCTCATTATCACACGTCCTGCAGGAAAAACACTGGAAGAAGATGATCTGAAAGGTCTGTCAAAGCACAATACCACAATGGCAGTCTTCCTTGGCACCCAAAAGATCGAAGAGATCATGGAAAAGGTTGAGTATTCAGACGATACCCCAGTGGCTGTTGTATTCCACGCATCCTGGCCTGACCAGAAGATCATTTATGGCACAGTAGCGGACATTGCACAGAAGGTAAAGGATGAAGGCATCATACGCAGCGCAATGATCCTTATCGGCGGTGTAGTAGACCCTGTCGATTACAGGAGGTCACACTTATACGGAGTAGCACAAGAACCGCTGTGA
- a CDS encoding cobalt-factor II C(20)-methyltransferase has translation MLIGVGLGPGDPELLTLKAVEILKNSDKVYVPGDMAAKLVEPYATPEILDFPMLRDYDVLNEVWKKNADLIADESRNGNVAFGLIGDPNFFSTFTHLKRVMNKHYPDVETSTVPGISSITSFAARADAEVDSSFEVSDGSEKKHKIRLKAVHPKEIMDEYRKEGYNEFVFAERLFSDREVIIKKSEEIPEKGNYFSIVYAKKD, from the coding sequence ATGTTGATAGGAGTAGGACTTGGCCCAGGCGACCCGGAACTTCTTACACTTAAAGCTGTGGAAATTCTCAAGAACAGTGATAAGGTGTATGTACCTGGAGATATGGCAGCAAAACTTGTAGAACCATATGCGACACCAGAGATTCTGGATTTCCCCATGTTGAGGGATTACGATGTTCTCAACGAAGTATGGAAGAAGAATGCTGACCTTATTGCAGATGAATCAAGGAACGGAAATGTTGCTTTCGGCCTTATCGGCGATCCAAATTTCTTTTCCACATTCACACACCTGAAGCGTGTCATGAACAAGCATTACCCAGACGTTGAAACTTCAACAGTACCGGGGATAAGTTCAATAACGTCCTTTGCTGCAAGAGCTGATGCAGAAGTTGACAGCTCCTTTGAAGTCAGTGACGGATCTGAAAAGAAGCACAAGATCAGGCTCAAGGCAGTCCATCCAAAAGAGATCATGGATGAATACAGGAAGGAAGGATATAACGAATTTGTCTTTGCAGAGAGACTCTTCTCGGACAGGGAAGTTATTATCAAGAAGTCAGAAGAGATCCCTGAGAAAGGAAACTACTTCAGCATCGTGTATGCTAAAAAGGACTAA
- a CDS encoding precorrin-8X methylmutase, with protein sequence MTTENNNKDIPELEDLVEMTVNIDQELIKDCSDSGARTDEAKTIYMTSRRIAHDLIVKGEKETPEERVTQRCVISTGDPSVADIMSYTNNPVDAGVEAIKNGAPIFVDINMVKAGITKKGHDCEVICVLDEDQNAEVAKKYGITRTAAGFLLARDRLEGSIVAIGNAPSAALAVCRMIEHGIKPALIVGTPVGFVNAAESKEEVRKMDVPSITCIGTRGGTPMAVACVNELVAIAKEKDEC encoded by the coding sequence ATGACTACTGAAAACAACAATAAGGACATCCCGGAACTTGAAGATCTGGTAGAGATGACAGTGAACATCGATCAGGAGCTCATTAAAGATTGTTCTGACTCCGGTGCTCGCACAGATGAAGCTAAGACCATCTACATGACAAGTCGTCGCATTGCTCATGATCTTATAGTTAAGGGAGAAAAGGAAACCCCTGAAGAACGTGTAACTCAACGTTGTGTGATCTCCACAGGAGATCCATCAGTTGCAGATATCATGTCCTACACCAACAATCCTGTAGATGCAGGAGTGGAAGCTATCAAAAATGGCGCTCCAATTTTCGTAGATATCAACATGGTCAAAGCTGGAATTACAAAGAAAGGACATGACTGTGAAGTAATCTGTGTCCTTGATGAAGACCAGAATGCAGAAGTTGCCAAGAAATATGGCATAACAAGAACTGCTGCAGGGTTCCTATTAGCAAGGGACAGGCTTGAAGGTTCTATTGTGGCCATCGGAAATGCACCATCTGCAGCACTTGCAGTGTGCAGGATGATCGAACACGGCATCAAACCGGCACTTATAGTCGGAACCCCTGTTGGGTTCGTTAACGCCGCAGAATCCAAGGAAGAAGTAAGGAAGATGGACGTTCCATCCATCACCTGCATCGGAACACGTGGCGGAACACCAATGGCAGTTGCCTGTGTCAACGAGCTTGTTGCCATTGCAAAAGAAAAGGACGAGTGTTAA